A single genomic interval of Coleofasciculaceae cyanobacterium harbors:
- a CDS encoding thioredoxin family protein, which produces MISAVNEANFQIEVLEASRPVLVHFWSPWCGLCRLINPMLETLQSDNNEPIKLVSIHADDNFKLTNYYCLRNLPTIMLFHDGKLIQKLDNFNSRDRLQLALERLMSNTPTLFTS; this is translated from the coding sequence ATGATATCCGCAGTCAATGAAGCCAATTTTCAAATAGAGGTATTAGAAGCATCCCGCCCAGTATTGGTACATTTTTGGAGTCCCTGGTGTGGTTTATGTCGATTAATTAACCCTATGTTGGAAACACTTCAGTCAGATAACAATGAACCGATTAAATTGGTTTCAATCCATGCTGACGACAATTTTAAACTAACTAACTATTATTGTCTTAGAAATTTACCAACAATCATGCTATTTCATGATGGCAAACTGATTCAGAAACTAGATAACTTTAATAGTCGCGATCGCCTTCAACTTGCTTTAGAAAGACTGATGAG